The genomic segment GCGGACGGCCTCCCCATCCGGGGAGCTGCCGGTGGGCGCGGTCACGGCGCTCGCGGGGGCCCCGTTCTTCCTCTACCTCCTTCGCCGCAACGGGGGACGGTCGTGAACCCGGTGCTTTCGGCCCGGAGGATCTCGTTCGGGTACGGCGAACGGGACGTCCTGCGCGGCGTCGACGCGGAGCTGTTCCCGGGCGAGGTGGCGATCCTGCTGGGGCCGAACGGCTCCGGGAAGAGCACGCTGATCAAGATCCTCTCGGCGGTGCTGCCGCCGCGGGAAGGCTCGGTCCTTGTCTGCGGCCGGCCGCCGGGGGAGTACTCCCGCCGCGAGATGGCCCGGCTCCTCTCGGTGGTCGGCCAGGACCCGCCGATCGGATTCCCGATGACGGTCGAGTCGTACGTCGCGCTCGGCCGGTTCCCCCACCAGGGGCTCTTCGGCGGGGCGGGGCCGGAGGACCGCGCGCAGGTGGACGCGGCCCTCGGGATGGCGGGAATCGACGAACTGCGGGCGAGGGGACTCCAGGAGATCTCCGCCGGGGAGCGCCAGAGGGCGGCCGTCGCCCGCGCGATCGCGCAGGGAGC from the Deltaproteobacteria bacterium genome contains:
- a CDS encoding ABC transporter ATP-binding protein is translated as MNPVLSARRISFGYGERDVLRGVDAELFPGEVAILLGPNGSGKSTLIKILSAVLPPREGSVLVCGRPPGEYSRREMARLLSVVGQDPPIGFPMTVESYVALGRFPHQGLFGGAGPEDRAQVDAALGMAGIDELRARGLQEISAGERQRAAVARAIAQGARVMLLDEPTAFLDIRHRVAFYEVVTRLSEECGIAALVASHDLSLCAEYGSRIVLLSGGTVAAQGRPEEVLTPENVRAAYGISVACVRKPAAGAIRVTPLRENPRR